A section of the Heterodontus francisci isolate sHetFra1 unplaced genomic scaffold, sHetFra1.hap1 HAP1_SCAFFOLD_208, whole genome shotgun sequence genome encodes:
- the LOC137358889 gene encoding antigen WC1.1-like: MDVGVLCSDHVQLRLSDGGSPCTGRVEIYYNGTWGSVCDDSWDLADADVVCKQLGCGKALDLALPASCGPGSGPVWLDELTCSGNESFLWECPSTSWGNHDCSHKEDVRIMCSEHKELRMVNGKHRCEGRVEVFYNGTWGTVCSDTLVERVAEVICKQLQCGPHSYIDYYAQSFGEGSGPIWLDGMECISHESFLWQCQTE; the protein is encoded by the exons atggatgtaggggtcctgtgttcag accacgtgcagttaaggctgtctgacggtggaagcccatgtactggccgagtggagatttattacaatgggacttggggctcagtttgtgatgattcctgggatctggcggacgctgacgtggtttgcaaacagctgggttgtggaaaggcattggacctggcacttcctgcatcttgtggaccaggctcagggccagtttggttggatgaactgacgtgttccggtaacgaatcatttctctgggaatgtccctcaacatcgtggggtaaccacgactgttctcataaagaagatgtgaggatcatgtgttcag agcacaaagagctgcggatgGTGaacgggaagcatcgctgtgaggggagagtggaagtgttctacaatggcacctggggaacagtgtgctcggatacacttgttGAACGTgttgcagaagtgatctgtaaacaattACAGTGTGGTCCCCACAGTTatatcgattattatgctcagtcattcggagaaggatctggacccatttggctcgatgggatggaatgtatttcacacgaatcgttcctttggcaatgtcaaacagaa